One genomic segment of Lytechinus pictus isolate F3 Inbred chromosome 18, Lp3.0, whole genome shotgun sequence includes these proteins:
- the LOC135157448 gene encoding renalase-like isoform X1 — MCLIYLRSFNHSIKMFRVLIVGAGPTGALLANALRQELQQKVTIVMWDKSRGTGGRMSTSRSPDDPNCIADLGAQYLTVTPEYASQHSRYYKDLTEAGLIQPLSGKIEGIKEKYVNPETKNYVTPKGISSIVKHFIQKSGASVQFEHHLSRVDIQEESMGKPKLSVSATTASQTDSGYDAVVLTMPVPQILKQQGVTRHCLEKDKTLLADLEAVQYSSRFALGLFYPPGVVIDVPYVGKYVEGNPCIRWVSVDNEKRGIDGQTHGTSLVVHTSVPFGIKHIDIPKPDVQPIIMKHLDDIIPNLPEPSSIKCVGWRYSQVSKPLAGAPGHVTIAEQPSYLLLAAGDGFSHSNFDGCIVSAESTLTRLLEFYKKTSQL, encoded by the exons ATGTGCCTTATTTATTTGAG GTCATTTAATCACAGTATCAAAATGTTCAGAGTACTTATAGTGGGAGCAGGCCCAACAGGGGCACTGCTGGCCAATGCTCTACGACAAGAACTGCAACAGAAAGTTACCATTGTCATGTGGGATAAATCCAGAGGCACAG GGGGCAGAATGAGTACAAGTAGGTCACCTGATGATCCCAACTGTATTGCTGATCTTGGAGCCCAATATTTGACAGTAACACCAGAATATGCTTCTCAACACTCAAG gtATTACAAGGACCTGACGGAAGCTGGACTGATTCAGCCCCTTTCTGGCAAAATTGAAggaatcaaagaaaaatatgttaACCCTGAAACCAAGAACTATGTTACACCTAAAGGTATCAGCTCAATTGTGAAACACTTCATCCAGAAATCAG gtGCTTCTGTGCAGTTTGAACATCATCTATCGAGAGTAGATATCCAAGAAGAATCAATGGGTAAACCTAAACTCTCTGTGTCTGCGACAACTGCTTCTCAAACCGACAGTGGATATGACGCTGTGGTCTTGACGATGCCAGTCCCGCAGATTCTAAAACAACAGGGAGTCACTCGACATTGTCTAG aaaaggACAAGACACTTCTTGCGGATCTTGAAGCCGTCCAGTACTCATCACGCTTTGCTCTTGGTCTGTTTTACCCGCCTGGTGTGGTCATTGACGTTCCTTACGTGGGGAAGTATGTCGAGGGTAACCCTTGCATTCGATGGGTCTCGGTCGATAATGAGAAGAGAGGAATCG ATGGGCAGACACATGGGACTTCTCTTGTCGTTCATACTAGTGTGCCGTTCGGTATCAAACACATAGACATTCCAAAGCCTGATGTTCAACCAATCATCATGAAGCATCTTGATGACATAATCCCGAACCTACCAGAGCCTAGCAGTATTAAATGTGTGGGATGGAGATATTCTCAG GTCAGTAAACCTCTGGCAGGGGCTCCTGGTCATGTGACCATCGCAGAACAACCAAGCTACCTGTTATTGGCTGCTGGGGATGGATTTAGTCATTCTAACTTTGATGGCTGCATAGTCTCTGCCGAGAGTACTCTTACGAGGCTGCTGGAATTCTACAAGAAAACCTCACAGCTATGA
- the LOC135157448 gene encoding renalase-like isoform X2: MRILSSGSFNHSIKMFRVLIVGAGPTGALLANALRQELQQKVTIVMWDKSRGTGGRMSTSRSPDDPNCIADLGAQYLTVTPEYASQHSRYYKDLTEAGLIQPLSGKIEGIKEKYVNPETKNYVTPKGISSIVKHFIQKSGASVQFEHHLSRVDIQEESMGKPKLSVSATTASQTDSGYDAVVLTMPVPQILKQQGVTRHCLEKDKTLLADLEAVQYSSRFALGLFYPPGVVIDVPYVGKYVEGNPCIRWVSVDNEKRGIDGQTHGTSLVVHTSVPFGIKHIDIPKPDVQPIIMKHLDDIIPNLPEPSSIKCVGWRYSQVSKPLAGAPGHVTIAEQPSYLLLAAGDGFSHSNFDGCIVSAESTLTRLLEFYKKTSQL, encoded by the exons ATGCGAATACTTTCATCCGG GTCATTTAATCACAGTATCAAAATGTTCAGAGTACTTATAGTGGGAGCAGGCCCAACAGGGGCACTGCTGGCCAATGCTCTACGACAAGAACTGCAACAGAAAGTTACCATTGTCATGTGGGATAAATCCAGAGGCACAG GGGGCAGAATGAGTACAAGTAGGTCACCTGATGATCCCAACTGTATTGCTGATCTTGGAGCCCAATATTTGACAGTAACACCAGAATATGCTTCTCAACACTCAAG gtATTACAAGGACCTGACGGAAGCTGGACTGATTCAGCCCCTTTCTGGCAAAATTGAAggaatcaaagaaaaatatgttaACCCTGAAACCAAGAACTATGTTACACCTAAAGGTATCAGCTCAATTGTGAAACACTTCATCCAGAAATCAG gtGCTTCTGTGCAGTTTGAACATCATCTATCGAGAGTAGATATCCAAGAAGAATCAATGGGTAAACCTAAACTCTCTGTGTCTGCGACAACTGCTTCTCAAACCGACAGTGGATATGACGCTGTGGTCTTGACGATGCCAGTCCCGCAGATTCTAAAACAACAGGGAGTCACTCGACATTGTCTAG aaaaggACAAGACACTTCTTGCGGATCTTGAAGCCGTCCAGTACTCATCACGCTTTGCTCTTGGTCTGTTTTACCCGCCTGGTGTGGTCATTGACGTTCCTTACGTGGGGAAGTATGTCGAGGGTAACCCTTGCATTCGATGGGTCTCGGTCGATAATGAGAAGAGAGGAATCG ATGGGCAGACACATGGGACTTCTCTTGTCGTTCATACTAGTGTGCCGTTCGGTATCAAACACATAGACATTCCAAAGCCTGATGTTCAACCAATCATCATGAAGCATCTTGATGACATAATCCCGAACCTACCAGAGCCTAGCAGTATTAAATGTGTGGGATGGAGATATTCTCAG GTCAGTAAACCTCTGGCAGGGGCTCCTGGTCATGTGACCATCGCAGAACAACCAAGCTACCTGTTATTGGCTGCTGGGGATGGATTTAGTCATTCTAACTTTGATGGCTGCATAGTCTCTGCCGAGAGTACTCTTACGAGGCTGCTGGAATTCTACAAGAAAACCTCACAGCTATGA
- the LOC135157448 gene encoding renalase-like isoform X3: MFRVLIVGAGPTGALLANALRQELQQKVTIVMWDKSRGTGGRMSTSRSPDDPNCIADLGAQYLTVTPEYASQHSRYYKDLTEAGLIQPLSGKIEGIKEKYVNPETKNYVTPKGISSIVKHFIQKSGASVQFEHHLSRVDIQEESMGKPKLSVSATTASQTDSGYDAVVLTMPVPQILKQQGVTRHCLEKDKTLLADLEAVQYSSRFALGLFYPPGVVIDVPYVGKYVEGNPCIRWVSVDNEKRGIDGQTHGTSLVVHTSVPFGIKHIDIPKPDVQPIIMKHLDDIIPNLPEPSSIKCVGWRYSQVSKPLAGAPGHVTIAEQPSYLLLAAGDGFSHSNFDGCIVSAESTLTRLLEFYKKTSQL; the protein is encoded by the exons ATGTTCAGAGTACTTATAGTGGGAGCAGGCCCAACAGGGGCACTGCTGGCCAATGCTCTACGACAAGAACTGCAACAGAAAGTTACCATTGTCATGTGGGATAAATCCAGAGGCACAG GGGGCAGAATGAGTACAAGTAGGTCACCTGATGATCCCAACTGTATTGCTGATCTTGGAGCCCAATATTTGACAGTAACACCAGAATATGCTTCTCAACACTCAAG gtATTACAAGGACCTGACGGAAGCTGGACTGATTCAGCCCCTTTCTGGCAAAATTGAAggaatcaaagaaaaatatgttaACCCTGAAACCAAGAACTATGTTACACCTAAAGGTATCAGCTCAATTGTGAAACACTTCATCCAGAAATCAG gtGCTTCTGTGCAGTTTGAACATCATCTATCGAGAGTAGATATCCAAGAAGAATCAATGGGTAAACCTAAACTCTCTGTGTCTGCGACAACTGCTTCTCAAACCGACAGTGGATATGACGCTGTGGTCTTGACGATGCCAGTCCCGCAGATTCTAAAACAACAGGGAGTCACTCGACATTGTCTAG aaaaggACAAGACACTTCTTGCGGATCTTGAAGCCGTCCAGTACTCATCACGCTTTGCTCTTGGTCTGTTTTACCCGCCTGGTGTGGTCATTGACGTTCCTTACGTGGGGAAGTATGTCGAGGGTAACCCTTGCATTCGATGGGTCTCGGTCGATAATGAGAAGAGAGGAATCG ATGGGCAGACACATGGGACTTCTCTTGTCGTTCATACTAGTGTGCCGTTCGGTATCAAACACATAGACATTCCAAAGCCTGATGTTCAACCAATCATCATGAAGCATCTTGATGACATAATCCCGAACCTACCAGAGCCTAGCAGTATTAAATGTGTGGGATGGAGATATTCTCAG GTCAGTAAACCTCTGGCAGGGGCTCCTGGTCATGTGACCATCGCAGAACAACCAAGCTACCTGTTATTGGCTGCTGGGGATGGATTTAGTCATTCTAACTTTGATGGCTGCATAGTCTCTGCCGAGAGTACTCTTACGAGGCTGCTGGAATTCTACAAGAAAACCTCACAGCTATGA